From the genome of Rhodobacteraceae bacterium Araon29, one region includes:
- a CDS encoding FAD-binding protein: protein MRLNAADDRFLTKLKRDLPERIFRPPEPRYLEEPRGRWAGQAGILALPETTEQVACLIRHAQKGEVAVVPYGGGTGLVGGQIYAGGPAPLIISLERMTKIRAVYPSENVLIADAGAILADIQSAAQDRGRLFPLSLAAEGSARIGGNLATNAGGVNVLRYGNARDLCLGLEAVLPDGSIWNGLSRLRKDNTGYDLRNLLIGSEGTLGVITAAALKLSPQPSSVGTALLTVPSPQAALNLLDMARDHAGEAISAFELIHRQGFAFLSEKLPQVRQPFEAPPEWCVLIELGLNGDIAAQSILEGMFASALEAGLVSDGLLAATQAQRNDFWAIREQIPEANRLVGSVSSHDISLPLSMVPDFITKGCDVVAAIGEFRINCFGHLGDGNLHYNVFPMPGKTRDDHLKERDQIKRALHDLVHQMHGSVSAEHGIGRLKTDDLERYGDPVKLAAMRSIKAALDPKGIMNPGAVLKSVSG from the coding sequence ATGCGGTTGAACGCAGCTGATGATAGGTTTTTAACAAAGTTAAAACGCGATCTGCCCGAGCGGATTTTTCGCCCGCCAGAGCCGCGCTATCTAGAAGAGCCACGCGGACGTTGGGCTGGGCAGGCGGGCATTTTGGCTTTGCCTGAAACCACTGAACAGGTGGCCTGCCTCATCCGTCATGCACAGAAAGGCGAAGTTGCGGTTGTGCCTTACGGGGGCGGTACCGGTTTGGTGGGCGGCCAGATTTACGCGGGTGGACCGGCGCCTTTGATCATATCGCTTGAGCGGATGACTAAAATTCGTGCTGTTTATCCTTCTGAGAATGTCTTGATTGCCGATGCAGGCGCAATACTGGCAGATATCCAATCCGCCGCTCAAGATCGGGGCCGGCTGTTTCCGCTGTCTCTGGCGGCCGAAGGATCGGCGCGGATTGGTGGTAATCTGGCCACCAATGCTGGCGGTGTGAATGTGCTTCGCTATGGCAATGCGCGCGATTTATGCCTTGGGCTCGAAGCGGTGCTGCCGGATGGCTCCATCTGGAACGGGCTCAGCCGGCTGCGCAAGGATAATACCGGATATGATCTGCGCAATCTGCTAATTGGTTCAGAAGGTACATTGGGGGTAATAACCGCCGCTGCGCTCAAGCTAAGCCCGCAGCCGTCGTCCGTGGGCACTGCGCTTTTGACCGTGCCCTCGCCGCAGGCTGCGCTAAACCTTTTGGATATGGCGCGCGATCATGCAGGCGAGGCGATTAGCGCTTTTGAGCTGATCCACCGGCAAGGCTTTGCATTTCTGTCCGAAAAGCTGCCACAGGTGCGCCAACCGTTTGAGGCACCGCCTGAGTGGTGTGTGCTGATCGAGCTTGGGCTAAATGGTGATATTGCTGCCCAAAGCATTCTTGAAGGTATGTTTGCCAGTGCATTAGAGGCGGGACTGGTCAGTGATGGGCTGTTGGCCGCAACGCAGGCCCAGCGCAATGATTTTTGGGCCATTCGCGAACAAATCCCCGAAGCCAACCGGCTGGTTGGGTCCGTGTCCAGCCATGATATTTCATTACCGCTCTCGATGGTACCGGATTTTATCACCAAAGGCTGCGATGTGGTGGCTGCCATTGGCGAATTTAGGATCAACTGTTTTGGCCACCTTGGCGACGGCAATCTGCACTACAATGTCTTTCCGATGCCCGGTAAAACCCGTGATGATCATTTAAAGGAACGCGACCAAATCAAGCGCGCGCTGCATGATCTGGTGCATCAGATGCACGGTTCGGTCAGCGCAGAACACGGCATTGGACGGCTTAAAACCGATGATTTAGAGCGTTATGGCGATCCAGTGAAACTGGCGGCGATGCGGTCGATCAAAGCCGCCCTTGACCCCAAAGGCATTATGAACCCGGGGGCGGTTTTGAAATCTGTGTCTGGCTGA
- a CDS encoding insulinase family protein: protein MSVEHHTLSNGFQIVTEHMPGLESASIGVWIKAGGRHELPQQNGIAHFLEHMAFKGTTSRTALQIAEAIEDVGGYINAYTSREVTAYYARVLKNDVPLACTILADILRNSVLDEKEIETERGVILQEIGQSLDTPDDVIFDWLQETAYPDQPLGRTILGPSERVQSFSRSDLQGFIAEHYRPERMILAAAGGVDHQALVKMAEEHFGDLAAGGPAENFGLANFRGGDFRRAKSLEQAHMALAFESPSYRDKDIYAAQIFSIALGGGMSSRLFQEIREKRGLCYTIFAQTGAFSDTGMTTIYAGTSGEQLGELALLTLDELKRAAGDITVAEVDRSRAQMKAGLLMGLESASSRAERLARMVQVWGYVPTLEETVQKIDAVTVEDLRRYGEHIAISAPSALALYGPVEKAPAWTELQQRRAA, encoded by the coding sequence TTGAGCGTAGAACATCACACCCTATCGAACGGGTTTCAAATCGTCACTGAACATATGCCGGGCTTAGAATCCGCATCAATCGGTGTGTGGATCAAAGCTGGCGGCCGGCATGAGCTGCCGCAACAAAACGGGATCGCGCATTTTCTCGAACATATGGCCTTTAAAGGCACCACCAGCCGCACTGCGCTGCAAATCGCAGAAGCGATTGAAGATGTTGGCGGGTATATAAATGCCTATACTTCACGCGAGGTAACCGCCTATTACGCGCGGGTGCTCAAAAATGATGTGCCATTGGCCTGTACAATCCTAGCTGATATTCTCCGCAACTCCGTATTGGATGAAAAAGAAATCGAAACAGAGCGTGGTGTAATTTTGCAGGAAATCGGGCAATCATTAGACACCCCCGACGATGTCATTTTTGATTGGCTTCAGGAAACAGCTTATCCAGACCAACCGCTTGGACGAACGATTTTGGGCCCTAGTGAACGGGTGCAAAGCTTTTCGCGCAGCGATCTACAAGGGTTTATTGCCGAACATTATCGCCCTGAGCGCATGATTTTGGCTGCTGCAGGAGGGGTTGATCATCAAGCTCTGGTGAAAATGGCCGAAGAGCATTTTGGCGATCTTGCAGCGGGTGGCCCAGCCGAAAATTTTGGCCTTGCCAACTTTCGCGGCGGCGATTTTCGCAGGGCAAAGTCCTTAGAGCAGGCGCATATGGCCTTGGCGTTTGAAAGCCCAAGCTACCGCGATAAAGATATTTACGCAGCACAGATTTTTTCTATCGCGCTGGGTGGTGGAATGTCATCGCGGCTGTTTCAGGAAATTCGCGAAAAGCGCGGCCTTTGCTATACTATTTTTGCCCAAACCGGCGCGTTTAGCGATACAGGCATGACCACCATCTATGCTGGCACTAGCGGTGAACAGCTTGGCGAGCTGGCCTTGCTCACGCTCGATGAGCTGAAGCGCGCTGCTGGCGACATTACGGTTGCCGAAGTGGATCGGTCGCGGGCACAAATGAAAGCTGGACTTTTGATGGGGTTGGAAAGCGCCTCAAGCCGCGCCGAGCGGCTGGCACGGATGGTTCAGGTTTGGGGCTATGTTCCAACATTGGAAGAAACCGTACAAAAAATTGATGCGGTGACAGTCGAAGACTTGCGCCGCTACGGCGAACATATCGCGATCTCTGCACCGTCGGCCTTGGCGCTCTATGGCCCGGTTGAAAAGGCTCCGGCTTGGACGGAGTTGCAACAAAGACGCGCTGCGTGA
- a CDS encoding GNAT family N-acetyltransferase, whose amino-acid sequence MFLFKRKVRIETERLVLRAPVHSDYRAWVALRSSSREFLTPWEPTWARDHLTRKAFTTRVHWAQRLINEGTGMPLFLSRHSDNALIGAITLSNIRRGPVQAGTMGYWVGVQHTRQGYMREALSAMVNYAFNSLDISRIESACLPENKASRGVLEKCGYKYEGVAQAYLQINGRWRTHVLYAALRNDRRGRTSAG is encoded by the coding sequence ATGTTTTTGTTCAAGCGCAAAGTCCGGATTGAAACGGAACGGCTGGTTTTGCGCGCTCCGGTGCATTCCGATTATCGCGCTTGGGTAGCATTGCGCTCTTCAAGTCGTGAGTTTCTCACTCCGTGGGAGCCAACATGGGCCAGAGATCACCTTACACGCAAAGCCTTTACCACCCGTGTGCATTGGGCGCAGCGGCTCATCAATGAGGGCACTGGGATGCCGCTGTTTTTAAGCCGCCACAGTGACAACGCTTTAATTGGGGCTATCACCCTGTCCAATATTCGCCGTGGCCCTGTTCAGGCCGGAACGATGGGCTATTGGGTGGGGGTGCAGCATACCCGTCAGGGCTATATGCGCGAAGCGCTGAGCGCCATGGTTAATTATGCCTTTAACTCATTGGATATCAGCCGCATCGAAAGCGCCTGTTTGCCGGAAAATAAAGCTTCACGCGGAGTGTTGGAGAAATGTGGCTATAAATATGAAGGTGTGGCCCAAGCTTATTTGCAGATTAATGGCCGGTGGCGCACCCACGTGCTATATGCAGCATTAAGAAATGATCGCCGCGGTAGAACCTCGGCTGGATAG